One Candidatus Moraniibacteriota bacterium genomic window, TTCTTTCGCAAATCCATTAGGCACGCCTATAACAATCTTGCCATTTTCATTAGAGATTATGGAAGTATTTTTAAACCAAGTGCTAAAATTAGCCTTCGAAATTGATAGTTCAATTTCTCCAAGTGTTGCTTGCCAAAGCTCCGCATTATTCATATAGTTAAAGCTTTTTAATCAAGTAAAGGAAATTATACCACGTGGCTTACATCGATACCAGGCAAAAATAAACTTAAATGTTGATAAGATGTGGATAAGTGGATAAGTCTATTTTGTCCTCTTGCCAAGCTTTATTTTCACACGTCTTTTATAAAAAAACAAGCTTTCTGGTAAATATTCCCAACTTTATAGAACTTCCTATTCATGCTACTAATTGTAACGTCTGTCAATATGGCAGATTTAAACCTTTGTTGCGCTATTTTTCGGTGATAATGTTGTTGACTTTTTATGTGTGGCTGATAAACTTTAGTAGTAATCAATTAATTTGTTTATATACTTTATTACTATGAAAAGAACATACCAACCAAAAAAGGGGCGCAGAAAAAGTCGACATGGCTTTCTAAAACGCATGGGTACTAAAAAGGGCGCAGCTGTAATCAAAAGAAGGAGACAAGTTGGCCGCAAAAAGCTTTCTGTTTAAGTTAAGCAGATCATTGTCCATGTTTTTATGAGATAGTAAAAAAATAACTAAATTATGCTTTCTAAAAAATATAGATTAACGAAACGCGAAGATTTCTATTCTGTATATAAAAAAGGATTCTGCATTGAAGAAGATGCTCTTTTAATCAAATATTTGAAATCTGAACAACCCTTAAGCCGTATAGGGTTTTCGGTCAGCAAGCATTTTTCCAAGAAAGCCGTATCAAGAAATCGAACAAAAAGAGTGCTCCAAGAAGTTTGTCGATTTTATCTTCCCTCATTAAAAAATGGCTTTGATATAGTAATTACCCCAAGACCAAACCAAGAAAGGATTGAATTTAATAAAACAAAGGATATTTTAAATAACATTTTTATAAAAGCTAATTTGTTTAAATAATATTTCTCCAATTGGGAGATTTTGCTAAAACAAAATGACTATTCTCTTTCATTCACTTATATATCAGCCTCTCTATAATATGCTTATTTTCCTGTATAATATTGTTCCGGGAAAAGATTTTGGCATATCAATAATCCTTATTACGATACTTCTCAGGATAGTTTTGATCCCTATATATAAAAAACAGATAGAGTCACAGAAAAAAATGCAAGAGTTGCAGCCTAAAATAAAGGAACTGCAAGAAAGAACAAAGGGAAACAAAGAACAACAGACAAAGCAAATGATGGAATTATATAAGGAGCACAAAACAAATCCTTTTTCCGGTTGCCTGCCTCTTATAGTCCAGCTGATTTTCCTCATTGCAATCTATAGGGTTCTGATAACTATTTCAAATAATGGATTATTAGCAGACACTTCCCAGCTTTATTCTTTTGTTAAAAACCCGGGACAAATAAACCAGTTTTTTATTGGCATAGTTGATCTCACAAAACCAAGTGTTGTAATTGCGGTTTTAGCGGCTATAGCACAGTATTTCCAAACAAAGATGCTGATGAAACAACAACCTAAGGTTGAAAAGAAAAATGATTCTGACAAGCCAGATTTAGCACAAATGATGAGCAAGCAAATGCTGTATCTTGGTCCAATTATGACTCTTTTCATAGGAATAAAATTTCCCGCAGGACTTTCTCTTTACTGGTTAATCGGAACACTATTCATGCTAGTACAGCAGTTTTTGATTGAAAAGAAATCATTACGCTAATTTTTCACAATTTACAAATATATGGAAGAACAAATAAGCAATGACCTCAAAAAAATTATTACGGATTTAATCCAAAAAATGGGTTTTTCTGCTCAGGTTTCTGTTTCAAATTCCAAAGAAAATGACAGCATAATTTGCAATCTTTCGACCGACACTGATTCTCATTTTCTCATAGGACAACATGGTACAAATTTACAAGCAATACAACACATTGTCAGGCTTGTTGTAAGAAAAAAAATATCAGAAAAAATAAACTTTATTCTTGATGTAAATTCTTATAAACAGCAGAGAAATGAGTCCATAGCAGAACAGGCTCAATCTGCAGCTAAGGAAGCAATAACTCAGCATCGCGCAATAATTATGAAACCCATGTCGACATATGAACGCAGGATTGTCCATATGGAGCTTTCAAAAAATCCTAAAGTTTATACAGAAAGCGTTGGGGAGGGAGATGAGCGAAAAATAATCGTAAAGCCAAAAGATTCTATCGAATAATTTTAGTTTCATAATTAAATGGCTATCGCACGAAAAATTGCGTATAATGTGGTTTTTAATGTAATTACTAAGATTCTTTCAACTATTCTTGCTTTAGTTGGGATAGCTTTTATTACGCGATACCTTGGAACACAAGGCTTCGGTGATTATTCTACTGTTTTAGCTTTTTTTTCGTTTTTTGGTTCAATTGCTGATCTTGGATTGTATTCCATAACTGCGCGCGAGATTTCACGACCTGGCGCTGATGAAAAAAAAATATTAGGCAATGCCTTTTCCCTTCGCCTACTTTCTTCTGTTACAGTTTTTATTATTACCCCCTGTATTATTTTTTTCCTTCCTTATTCTCATGACGTAAAATTGGGAATATTTATCGCAGCAGCTTCTTTTGTTTTTTCTTCAACCTACATGGTTCTTAATGGCGTCTTCCAGAAAAATCTAGCCATGGATAAGGTGGCGGGAGCAGAAGTCCTTGGAAAATTACTACAAATTATAATAATAGTACTGGCCGTTAAGAATGATTTAGGATTTACATCCATTGTTCTGTCCGTGCTTTTCTCTATGATTTTTAATTTTCTTGCTGTTCTTCTCATGGTAAATAAATATATCCCCCTTAAGCTCCAGTTTGATTTTGCTTATTGGAAAAAATTCCTTAAAGAATCCCTGCCTCTTGGAATATCTGTTGCAGTTATATTTATGTATTTTAAAATGGACACAATTATTTTGTCTATACTAAAAACAAATGCAGAAGTTGGCATATACAACGCGGCTTATAAGGTCATAGAAAATGCTTCATTTTTTCCATCCATGATTACGGGTTTAATGTTTCCCCTGTTTTCTTTGCATATTTTTTCTGATAAAAAAAGATTTTACTATTTAGCCAATGAAACATTCAAGGTTTTCACTATTCTTATCGTACCTATAGTAGTTGGAACACTATTTCTTTCGGAGGGAATAATAAACCTTATTGGTGGAGCAGCTTTTTCCCAATCAGCTGGAACTCTACGAATTTTGGTTTTTGCTTTGGCTTTTATTTTTTTTGGAGGATTGTTCAATAATATCCTGATTGCAAGTAATCATCAAAAGAAAATGCTTTGGGTTTTTGTGGCCTGCGCCTTATTCAACATAATTTTTAATATCATTTTCATACCTTTATTTTCTTATACCGCTTCCGCTGTCATATCTTCTTTCACTGAATTTTTTGTAGCCTTGGCAGGATTTGTTCTCACTGCAAAATATGTTGGCTACATTCCTTTGGTAAAAAATTTTCCTCAGATATTATTGTCTGGGCTAGCCATGGGTGTTTTTCTTTACCTTTTCAGAAATCAGGGATTTTTCTTACTTGCAATATCAAGCTCTTTTGTATATGCGACATTCCTTTGGATAACTAAAACAATAACCTTTAAAGAATTCTCTGAAATTTTCACTACCAAATAAAATACTAGGAGATGGCAATAATTTATTATGAGCGAAAAAATATATCCAAAAATTTCTGTCATTGTACTTAATTTTAATGGCAAAAAAACTCTCGACAATTGCTTGTCATCGGTCTTTCATTCTGATTATTCCAATTTTGATGTTG contains:
- a CDS encoding flippase: MAIARKIAYNVVFNVITKILSTILALVGIAFITRYLGTQGFGDYSTVLAFFSFFGSIADLGLYSITAREISRPGADEKKILGNAFSLRLLSSVTVFIITPCIIFFLPYSHDVKLGIFIAAASFVFSSTYMVLNGVFQKNLAMDKVAGAEVLGKLLQIIIIVLAVKNDLGFTSIVLSVLFSMIFNFLAVLLMVNKYIPLKLQFDFAYWKKFLKESLPLGISVAVIFMYFKMDTIILSILKTNAEVGIYNAAYKVIENASFFPSMITGLMFPLFSLHIFSDKKRFYYLANETFKVFTILIVPIVVGTLFLSEGIINLIGGAAFSQSAGTLRILVFALAFIFFGGLFNNILIASNHQKKMLWVFVACALFNIIFNIIFIPLFSYTASAVISSFTEFFVALAGFVLTAKYVGYIPLVKNFPQILLSGLAMGVFLYLFRNQGFFLLAISSSFVYATFLWITKTITFKEFSEIFTTK
- the rnpA gene encoding ribonuclease P protein component — encoded protein: MLSKKYRLTKREDFYSVYKKGFCIEEDALLIKYLKSEQPLSRIGFSVSKHFSKKAVSRNRTKRVLQEVCRFYLPSLKNGFDIVITPRPNQERIEFNKTKDILNNIFIKANLFK
- a CDS encoding R3H domain-containing nucleic acid-binding protein, which translates into the protein MEEQISNDLKKIITDLIQKMGFSAQVSVSNSKENDSIICNLSTDTDSHFLIGQHGTNLQAIQHIVRLVVRKKISEKINFILDVNSYKQQRNESIAEQAQSAAKEAITQHRAIIMKPMSTYERRIVHMELSKNPKVYTESVGEGDERKIIVKPKDSIE
- a CDS encoding YidC/Oxa1 family membrane protein insertase, coding for MLIFLYNIVPGKDFGISIILITILLRIVLIPIYKKQIESQKKMQELQPKIKELQERTKGNKEQQTKQMMELYKEHKTNPFSGCLPLIVQLIFLIAIYRVLITISNNGLLADTSQLYSFVKNPGQINQFFIGIVDLTKPSVVIAVLAAIAQYFQTKMLMKQQPKVEKKNDSDKPDLAQMMSKQMLYLGPIMTLFIGIKFPAGLSLYWLIGTLFMLVQQFLIEKKSLR
- the rpmH gene encoding 50S ribosomal protein L34 yields the protein MKRTYQPKKGRRKSRHGFLKRMGTKKGAAVIKRRRQVGRKKLSV